A stretch of DNA from Anopheles ziemanni chromosome 3, idAnoZiCoDA_A2_x.2, whole genome shotgun sequence:
AGACACAAATGTATGTAAAATCATGTTCactgttaaacattttttattattgtctGTTTCATTGCTCcgcttttttaaatcgttaaaaaaaatttcccCCTGGTTTGAACTTCGTTATCGGGGATCCTCAACACAAGGAACATGGCGTAAATGAAAGTTCGCAATGTAGTCCGTGTTGATACGCTGCACACTGATGGCGAACGGTTCCGTGGGATGGAAGATGAATGCCACCAAGCGGCGGGTGCCCGCCTGAGCGTTAGCCTGCTGACCGGCACCGGCAAAAATGCGAAACTTAAGCCGGCCCGAATCGCGAGCATAGAATCGAATCGGGAACTCGGCACACGCCTTCGGCCGCTCCATGGCCGATACCCATTTATCGTCGTAGCTGAAAAGCCCTAGGTCGAGGTACGGCGAGCTGGAGTAGCTCTGCGCACTGATCGGCAGTTGGGCTAGAATGCGCTTTGTTGCCTCCATCTCGCTGCCTCCGCGTGCCCCAATGATGGTCTGCTTGAACCTTGTGTGCAACAACTTACTGTAGATGTTGTTACTCGGCGAGCAGGTGAACGGTGTCCGGTTACTTTGGGTCGAGTTGCGAAAACTGTCACAAAACTGTTCGTACATTGCTAGTATAGTTAGGCATTGATTGCTGTATACCCCCAGTATCTGCTTGCGCCAGATGTGATAGACCACGAACAACGAATGTTGACTATTTGGTTCGTGTGCCTTCAGTGTTACAACGTCTTCATGGGCGTACTTGATGAACAGGTGATCATCATCAAGGAGCTGCATCTTCCACATGCGCATGTCTTTATAATCATCGAAGCGCCGATAGAATTTTCTTAGAGCTAAACGATCGAGCCCACTTTCCTCCCGCTCTTTGGCCACCTTAAAGAGAAACACCAGCATTCGATGCTTGAGACTGTTGATTGTCGGTTCCCGAAAGGCACTTGATCGCTCCGAGGCGAAGGTATTGTTGTAAAGATACTGATCATCCTGGCTACAAAATCTCCCGATGGCACGCTCCTCTATGAAGGTTCCCTCGGCTAtcgaaaatatgtaaattgtCTGATGGTGTATAGAAAGAATCGCCAACG
This window harbors:
- the LOC131286924 gene encoding DET1 homolog; translation: MEPASSGEYVFCNDRIKFRRLRSQNIVHRLRNREAGFRHRTSQHAVRELYQNIYPNLTIVKVERPPCYLRKFSPDGKYLIAFSSDQAALEIYEYQGCSAAGELLSTCGESKMLVECLNVNGIRANIFDKLFKLKHVVNLENHEKHLNRECSLFTNDGRYVIVGAASFIPEENRPNFYELYTNNEVIKPTAGCPLEDYTLYIIDLHFGRISHSKDFRVDKIILSHNQGVYLYNNTLAILSIHHQTIYIFSIAEGTFIEERAIGRFCSQDDQYLYNNTFASERSSAFREPTINSLKHRMLVFLFKVAKEREESGLDRLALRKFYRRFDDYKDMRMWKMQLLDDDHLFIKYAHEDVVTLKAHEPNSQHSLFVVYHIWRKQILGVYSNQCLTILAMYEQFCDSFRNSTQSNRTPFTCSPSNNIYSKLLHTRFKQTIIGARGGSEMEATKRILAQLPISAQSYSSSPYLDLGLFSYDDKWVSAMERPKACAEFPIRFYARDSGRLKFRIFAGAGQQANAQAGTRRLVAFIFHPTEPFAISVQRINTDYIANFHLRHVPCVEDPR